Proteins encoded within one genomic window of Prauserella marina:
- the rpsI gene encoding 30S ribosomal protein S9: MTSTETEAATDAVVTSETPTAPKPSRAAGGTAQTVGRRKEAVVRVRLVPGSGQFKLNGKALEQYFPNKVHQQLIREPLVTVEKPESFDVFANLNGGGISGQAGALRLAIARALSEIDNEDRPALKKAGFLTRDARSTERKKYGLKKARKAPQYSKR, from the coding sequence GTGACCAGCACCGAGACCGAGGCCGCAACCGACGCGGTCGTGACCAGCGAGACGCCGACGGCGCCGAAGCCGTCTCGTGCTGCGGGTGGCACCGCGCAGACGGTCGGCCGCCGCAAGGAAGCCGTCGTCCGAGTGCGCCTCGTGCCCGGCTCCGGCCAGTTCAAGCTCAACGGCAAGGCTCTTGAGCAGTACTTCCCGAACAAGGTTCACCAGCAGCTCATCCGTGAGCCGCTGGTCACCGTCGAGAAGCCGGAGTCGTTCGACGTCTTCGCGAACCTGAATGGCGGCGGCATCTCGGGCCAGGCCGGTGCGCTGCGGCTCGCGATCGCGCGTGCGCTCTCCGAGATCGACAACGAGGACCGGCCCGCGCTGAAGAAGGCAGGCTTCCTCACCCGTGACGCGCGTTCGACCGAGCGCAAGAAGTACGGCCTCAAGAAGGCCCGTAAGGCTCCGCAGTACAGCAAGCGCTGA
- a CDS encoding WXG100 family type VII secretion target, with the protein MSKTWEETQALLDDPYVSAQTKEALLVAYLRAGGFNPAATAYVDQYNLDGNYYGYGLADVDTVYEQAESESETEGYRDRQVTGRISDNQSELDNAVAPGSGSGAITTSDELFDLAEPALEVFETFIPIDDEAPSESRHIDSPLTYDAIKRAFDEQRGIDFRKFLDEAQRLRDTHDTLKDLHNITESNLNTLYQDWTGDGANASYQKYSEDIAPNIGDLLEALEGSADVIEAAVQAVYEACKAKAGEVIAMYQSTVGAAIPGTASKVMTLARGDFDSQDAVLEVAAWVDAETGSNLESTLRADDFALNDENKALAITQCKTWIQNSWNPDLYDNLYERFTGVCKDTKEAVDRAWGDLNEFLKDYENKFPEDSGDYPLPPPETPQPEDGGTGPSGDANGINGGSPGGGSSPPAAEPGEGAAEPGSNPVTGDDLDIDPEAGKPCPIDEAIKDSGHDRGTLTVEKDDNTFEMTEPDEDGKMEVFIDDGTGEPKVYQLDFGAGEDSASDQFGPEGSGEEGEEQVYRPGPDRKIHIEDGDLTIAAEQPDGPEGPTRVTFDDGTPSPTTYTLGENRNESGQTQDPIAPRESIRTMPGAPVSVAVQGENGDGEPVTPSVVDGGGFPGANVGGGHHGALADMSEQGDVDTGGDIVDEGEVRDPAQATTLSAGSAQAGIATAPGGMGDAPPAAQGGTGGGAGGMGMMGGYGNQSGDQDRTTNPYRIDGGIFGNTVGGNRISGSLHDEDERSIWYDR; encoded by the coding sequence GTGAGCAAGACCTGGGAAGAGACACAGGCGCTGCTGGACGACCCCTACGTTTCCGCGCAGACGAAAGAAGCATTGCTCGTCGCGTACCTGCGTGCTGGCGGTTTCAACCCCGCGGCCACGGCGTACGTCGACCAGTACAACCTCGATGGGAACTACTACGGCTACGGGCTCGCCGACGTCGATACGGTCTACGAACAGGCCGAGAGCGAGTCGGAGACGGAGGGCTACCGGGACCGGCAGGTCACGGGGCGCATCAGTGACAACCAGTCGGAACTCGACAACGCCGTGGCCCCAGGTTCCGGCAGCGGCGCCATTACGACGTCGGACGAATTGTTCGACCTCGCCGAACCGGCGCTCGAAGTGTTCGAGACCTTCATTCCCATCGACGACGAGGCACCCAGCGAGTCCAGGCACATCGACAGTCCGCTGACCTACGACGCCATCAAGAGGGCGTTCGACGAGCAGCGAGGTATCGACTTCCGGAAGTTCCTGGACGAGGCACAGCGGCTCAGGGACACGCACGACACGCTCAAGGATCTGCACAACATCACCGAATCGAACCTCAACACCCTGTACCAGGACTGGACCGGGGACGGGGCGAACGCCTCCTATCAGAAGTACAGCGAGGACATCGCTCCCAACATCGGCGATCTGCTCGAAGCACTGGAGGGTTCGGCCGACGTTATCGAGGCCGCGGTCCAAGCGGTGTACGAAGCCTGTAAGGCCAAGGCCGGCGAGGTCATCGCCATGTATCAGTCCACTGTGGGCGCCGCGATTCCGGGAACCGCGAGCAAGGTGATGACGTTGGCGCGAGGGGATTTCGACTCTCAGGACGCGGTTCTCGAAGTGGCCGCGTGGGTCGACGCGGAGACCGGCAGCAATCTCGAATCGACGCTGAGAGCCGATGACTTTGCCCTCAACGATGAGAACAAAGCGCTGGCCATCACCCAATGCAAGACCTGGATCCAGAATTCGTGGAACCCGGACCTGTACGACAACCTCTACGAGCGGTTCACCGGCGTCTGTAAGGACACGAAGGAAGCCGTCGATCGGGCGTGGGGTGACCTCAACGAATTCCTCAAGGATTACGAGAACAAATTCCCTGAGGACAGCGGTGATTACCCGCTACCGCCGCCGGAAACGCCGCAACCCGAGGACGGCGGGACCGGGCCGAGCGGTGACGCAAATGGTATCAACGGGGGCAGCCCAGGTGGTGGATCCTCACCACCCGCTGCTGAGCCAGGGGAAGGGGCGGCAGAACCGGGTTCGAATCCGGTGACCGGTGACGATCTCGACATCGATCCCGAGGCGGGCAAGCCCTGCCCGATCGACGAGGCCATCAAGGACTCCGGGCACGACCGGGGCACGTTGACCGTCGAGAAGGATGACAACACCTTCGAAATGACCGAGCCCGACGAAGACGGCAAGATGGAGGTCTTCATCGACGACGGGACGGGCGAACCGAAGGTGTACCAACTCGATTTCGGTGCCGGCGAAGACAGCGCGAGTGATCAGTTCGGGCCGGAAGGCTCCGGTGAGGAAGGCGAAGAACAGGTGTACCGCCCTGGCCCCGACCGCAAGATCCACATCGAGGACGGTGATCTCACGATCGCCGCGGAGCAGCCGGATGGACCGGAGGGGCCGACAAGGGTCACCTTCGATGACGGCACGCCGTCGCCGACGACGTACACGCTCGGAGAGAACAGGAACGAGTCAGGGCAAACGCAGGACCCCATCGCTCCGCGGGAATCCATCCGCACGATGCCGGGAGCTCCGGTTTCCGTTGCGGTGCAAGGAGAAAACGGCGACGGCGAGCCCGTCACCCCTTCGGTGGTGGACGGTGGTGGGTTCCCCGGCGCGAACGTTGGCGGTGGGCACCACGGAGCCCTTGCCGACATGAGTGAGCAGGGCGATGTGGACACCGGTGGCGACATTGTCGACGAGGGCGAGGTGCGGGATCCAGCGCAGGCGACGACGCTCTCTGCGGGGTCCGCGCAGGCGGGTATCGCCACCGCACCGGGTGGCATGGGTGATGCGCCTCCCGCGGCCCAAGGCGGTACCGGCGGCGGGGCCGGTGGCATGGGCATGATGGGTGGTTACGGCAACCAATCGGGAGACCAGGACCGCACCACCAACCCGTATCGCATCGACGGTGGCATCTTCGGCAATACGGTTGGCGGCAACCGCATCAGCGGATCGTTGCACGACGAGGACGAACGCTCGATCTGGTATGACCGGTGA
- the glmM gene encoding phosphoglucosamine mutase → MARLFGTDGVRGLANAELTPELAMSVAASAARVLAAHDRSHRPVAIVGRDPRASGEMLEAAVVAGLASAGADVLRVGVLPTPGVAHLVGDLSADLGVMISASHNPMPDNGIKLFGEGGHKLPDGIEDEIEAGLGSEALRPTGAQIGRVSDVDDALDRYIAHLMTATPHPLAGLRVVVDCANGAASVAAPEAYRKAGADVIALHAEPDGVNINDGCGSTHPELLSAAVVEHGADLGIAHDGDADRCLAIDSSGNLVDGDQIMAVLAVAMADTGELVERTLVATVMSNLGLHLAIKEHGMTLRTTAVGDRYVLEELRSGGFSLGGEQSGHVVFPAHATTGDGLLTALRLMSRVAETGRSLAELAGVMRRLPQVLINVRVADKNAVAASPAVKEAVDAVTAELGAEGRVLLRPSGTEQLVRVMVEATAEDIAQAAADRLAGVVATVS, encoded by the coding sequence ATGGCCCGCCTTTTCGGCACCGATGGAGTGCGCGGCCTCGCCAACGCCGAACTCACCCCGGAGTTGGCGATGTCCGTGGCGGCCAGTGCCGCCAGAGTGCTCGCGGCACACGACCGCTCGCACCGGCCGGTGGCCATCGTCGGCCGCGACCCGAGGGCCAGCGGCGAGATGCTCGAAGCCGCCGTTGTCGCCGGACTCGCCTCCGCAGGTGCTGATGTGCTGCGAGTGGGTGTGTTGCCGACACCGGGCGTCGCTCACCTCGTCGGTGACCTTTCGGCCGATCTCGGCGTCATGATCTCCGCCTCACACAACCCCATGCCGGACAACGGGATCAAATTGTTCGGAGAGGGTGGTCACAAACTGCCCGACGGGATCGAGGACGAGATCGAGGCCGGTCTCGGTTCCGAGGCGCTCAGGCCGACGGGCGCGCAGATCGGCCGCGTATCCGACGTCGACGACGCGCTCGACCGCTACATCGCGCACCTCATGACCGCGACGCCGCACCCACTCGCGGGGCTCAGGGTCGTCGTCGACTGCGCGAACGGTGCCGCTTCCGTCGCCGCGCCCGAGGCATATCGCAAGGCGGGTGCCGACGTGATCGCCCTGCACGCGGAACCGGACGGCGTGAACATCAATGACGGCTGTGGCTCGACGCACCCCGAGCTGCTGAGTGCCGCCGTGGTCGAGCACGGTGCCGACCTCGGCATCGCGCACGACGGCGACGCCGACCGGTGTCTCGCCATTGACTCGTCGGGGAACCTCGTCGACGGTGACCAGATCATGGCCGTGCTGGCGGTCGCCATGGCCGACACCGGTGAACTCGTGGAGCGCACCCTCGTCGCGACCGTGATGAGCAACCTCGGCCTGCACCTCGCCATCAAGGAACACGGCATGACGTTGCGGACCACCGCCGTTGGTGACCGCTACGTGCTTGAGGAATTGCGCTCCGGTGGTTTCTCGCTCGGCGGCGAACAGTCGGGACACGTCGTTTTTCCCGCGCACGCCACCACCGGCGACGGACTGCTCACCGCGCTGCGATTGATGAGCAGGGTCGCCGAGACCGGACGGTCACTGGCCGAACTCGCGGGTGTCATGCGCAGGCTGCCCCAGGTGCTCATCAACGTGCGGGTCGCCGACAAGAACGCGGTCGCGGCCTCGCCAGCGGTGAAGGAGGCCGTCGACGCGGTGACTGCCGAACTGGGCGCCGAAGGGCGTGTCCTGTTGCGGCCGTCGGGAACAGAGCAACTGGTGCGCGTCATGGTCGAGGCGACGGCTGAGGACATCGCCCAGGCCGCGGCGGACCGGCTCGCCGGCGTGGTCGCCACTGTCTCCTGA